In Portunus trituberculatus isolate SZX2019 chromosome 28, ASM1759143v1, whole genome shotgun sequence, one genomic interval encodes:
- the LOC123510268 gene encoding LOW QUALITY PROTEIN: SWI/SNF-related matrix-associated actin-dependent regulator of chromatin subfamily A-like protein 1 (The sequence of the model RefSeq protein was modified relative to this genomic sequence to represent the inferred CDS: inserted 1 base in 1 codon), giving the protein MNERAEQNRLKALEIRKRKMAAQGVSETTPCPPGPLQSTARPTGTVESYETPAKKPQLEATKTTSQLPPEVLKRIEENRRKALEKREALRREREQSSSVPQVSAAPVATCALAPTTTNTKSTMAIGGTVEFYGTSAKKPHLEATKTTSQLSPEVLKRIEENKRKALEKREALRREREQSSSVPQVSAAPVAVTRHRPLPQTTRALAPTTTNTKNTMSVGAVSKPKKCVTVTIVLTSIHNFTARTSMYHQAVIDVFRSITNRTYDSKTHQWSFPISGHSELVAALKPLYPEVEVKPLPQFVLKVCNRGGSEEDPASCIDLHGLDTRLLDALLPFQVEGVKFGISLGGRVMLADDMGLGKTIQALGIACHYILEWPLLVVTPSSMKYSWEESVLRWVSSVREEDVRVLTSGADKFRNAKVVVTSYDLLTRRADAMLQHNFGVVILDESHMIKSYKSARYKATAPLMKKAKRVILLSGTPAMSRPSELYTQINGINPSLFPFFHDFGVRYCEGKKEAWSWTYNGSSNTDELQIILQCCVLIRRLKSEXLSQLPPKQRMTVVLDSDLISKKRLKTFDKQNWNFENLESSDSLQQFAKTVEVKVDAVRAYLKEVLESGSKFLVFGHHSMMLDAICSLCQDTKTKFIRIDGSTSPEERMARTSKFQNHEDVRVAVLSITAASTGITLTAAQLVIFAELYWNPGILVQAEDRAHRIGQQDSVTVQYLLAKNTVDDHIWPLLQTKLEVLGKVGLSDDKLNKNKMSYQKCVAQPDIRSFIDKQKSPGECAAHPDIRNFIDKQKSPGENSDPHWNS; this is encoded by the exons ATGAATGAGAGGGCTGAGCAGAATAGACTGAAGGCGCTGGAGATCAGGAAACGGAAAATGGCAGCCCAGGGAGTCTCGGAGACCACACCGTGCCCCCCGGGACCTTTACAGTCCACAGCAAGACCAACAG GAACTGTGGAGTCATATGAGACGCCCGCCAAGAAGCCTCAGCTTGAGGCGACTAAAACCACCTCCCAGCTGCCTCCTGAAGTCTTGAAACGGATTgaagagaacaggaggaaggccctggaaaagagagaggctctaagaagggaaagagaacaaTCCAGCAGTGTTCCTCAAGTCTCTGCTGCTCCTGTGGCCACCTGTGCCCtggcccccaccaccaccaataccaagaGCACAATGGCTATTGGAG GAACTGTGGAGTTTTATGGGACATCTGCCAAGAAGCCTCATCTTGAGGCGACTAAGACCACCTCCCAGCTGTCTCCTGAAGTCTTGAAACGGATtgaagagaacaagaggaaggccctggagaagagggaggctctaagaagggaaagggaacaaTCCAGCAGTGTTCCTCAAGTCTCTGCTGCTCCTGTGGCCGTGACGCGGCACCGGCCACTTCCTCAGACCACCCGTGCCCtggcccccaccaccaccaataccaagaACACAATGTCTGTTGGAG caGTGTCAAAACCGAAGAAGTGCGTCACTGTGACCATCGTGCTGACCTCCATCCATAACTTCACCGCCAGGACCTCCATGTATCATCAAGCTGTCATCGATGTCTTTAGATCCATCACCAATAGAACCTATG ATTCCAAGACACATCAGTGGAGCTTCCCCATCAGTGGGCACAGTGAACTGGTAGCAGCGCTGAAGCCTTTGTACCCTGAGGTGGAGGTGAAACCCTTGCCTCAGTTTGTCCTGAAGGTGT GCAATAGAGGCGGCAGTGAAGAAGATCCTGCCTCTTGCATTGACCTGCATGGGTTGGACACGAGGCTCCTGGATGCCCTCTTGCCTTTCCAGGTGGAGGGTGTCAA GTTTGGCATCAGTCTTGGGGGCCGGGTGATGCTGGCGGATGACATGGGACTGGGCAAGACCATTCAGGCGCTGGGCATTGCTTGTCACTACATCCTGGAGTGGCCGCTGCTGGTGGTGACGCCCTCCTCCATGAA GTACTCGTGGGAGGAGAGTGTGCTACGGTGGGTAAGctcagtgagggaggaggacgtGCGTGTGTTGACTTCTGGGGCTGACAAATTCCGGAATGCCAAGGTGGTGGTGACCAGTTATGACCTGCTGACCCGCAGGGCTGATGCCATGCTGCAACATAACTTTGGGGTCGTCATCCTT GATGAGTCTCACATGATCAAGTCGTACAAGTCGGCGCGCTACAAGGCTACTGCACCGCTCATGAAGAAGGCAAAGCGAGTGATCCTGCTGAGTGGCACGCCGGCAATGTCGAGACCCAGTGAGCTGTACACACAGATCAACGGCATTAAcccttcactcttcccttt CTTCCATGATTTCGGAGTGCGGTActgtgaagggaagaaggaagcgtGGAGCTGGACGTACAATGGCAGCAGCAACACAGATGAACTACAGATTATCCTGCAGTGCTGTGTGTTGATACGAAGGCTCAAGTCAG GTCTCTCTCAGCTGCCTCCCAAACAGAG AATGACTGTGGTGTTGGACTCAGATCTCATCTCCAAGAAGAGGCTGAAGACCTTTGATAAGCAGAATTGGAATTTTGAGAACTTGGAGAGTAGTGATTCCCTGCAGCAGTTTGCCAAGACTGTTGAGGTGAAGGTGGATGCAGtgcg GGCATACCTGAAGGAGGTGCTGGAGTCTGGCAGTAAGTTCCTGGTGTTCGGCCACCACTCCATGATGCTGGATGCCATCTGCTCCCTGTGCCAGGACACCAAGACCAA GTTCATCCGCATTGACGGGAGCACGTCACCCGAAGAGAGGATGGCCCGCACTTCAAAGTTCCAGAACCATGAGGATGTGAGGGTGGCCGTCCTATCCATCACTGCAGCAAGCACTGGCATCACCCTCACTGCTGCCCAGCTGGTCATCTTTGCTGAGCTGTACTGGAATCCGGGG ATCTTGGTGCAAGCCGAAGACCGAGCCCACAGGATAGGTCAGCAGGACAGTGTGACGGTGCAGTACTTGTTGGCCAAAAACACAGTAGATGACCACATCTGGCCACTGCTACAGACCAAGCTAGAGGTGTTGGGGAAGGTGGGGCTCTCTGATGACAAGCTCAACAAGAATAAGATGTCATATCAGAAG TGTGTAGCTCAGCCAGACATTAGGAGCTTTATAGACAAGCAGAAATCTCCAGGAGAG TGTGCAGCTCACCCAGACATCAGGAACTTTATAGACAAGCAGAAATCTCCAGGAGAG AACTCAGACCCACACTGGAACTCCTGA